In one Lolium rigidum isolate FL_2022 chromosome 3, APGP_CSIRO_Lrig_0.1, whole genome shotgun sequence genomic region, the following are encoded:
- the LOC124702367 gene encoding RGS1-HXK1-interacting protein 1-like: MASPDSGSTPAQGAEAASASPWPLRKLQSFAPGLWSQCKAYEDVFVESAKVTISDALVLASEHQAEAVGCATVAGFIFLKGPRRFLYRNTLGRFKTEKDLLNDVEESMIEYKTSIQNLRKNSKYTLDKVVIGESDLQRGRTDLRSTGKQIQSVIGSIYKAESTAAGLMDRLRTIPTRQSLELRAEVASMASDLKKQRYVLEERVNQISEYGVRV, translated from the exons ATGGCGTCACCGGACAGCGGCAGCACGCCGGCGCAAGGCGCGGAAGCCGCATCCGCCTCCCCTTGGCCTCTCCGCAAGCTCCAG AGCTTTGCTCCAGGGCTGTGGTCACAATGCAAAGCCTACGAGGACGTGTTTGTGGAGAGCGCTAAAG TTACCATTTCGGATGCACTGGTTCTTGCAAGCGAGCATCAAGCGGAGGCAGTTGGATGTGCCACTGTCGCAGGGTTCATCTTTTTGAAAG GCCCTCGGAGATTCTTATACCGCAATACCCTGGGTCGTTTTAAAACGGAGAAG GATTTACTGAATGATGTTGAAGAAAGTATGATCGAATATAAAACATCTATTCAGAACTTGAGAAAGAATTCCAAGTACACCCTCGACAAAGTAGTGATTGGTGAAAGTGATCTGCAGCGTGGACGAACTGATTTGAG ATCTACTGGTAAGCaaatccaatctgttataggttCAATTTACAAAGCAGAATCCACAGCTGCAG GTTTGATGGATCGACTAAGAACCATTCCTACCAGACAGTCTCTTGAATTGCGAGCAGAG GTGGCTTCCATGGCGTCTGATTTGAAAAAGCAGAGATATGTCCTGGAAGAAAGGGTGAACCAAATATCTGAATATGGTGTCCGGGTCTGA